A section of the Coregonus clupeaformis isolate EN_2021a unplaced genomic scaffold, ASM2061545v1 scaf2004, whole genome shotgun sequence genome encodes:
- the LOC123488008 gene encoding threonine--tRNA ligase 1, cytoplasmic-like, with product MAEKSMAEQMKELKVDEGKKGVGGKDGEKKKKEKKAAVGDAGGKTELSPPPGYMEERLSLYTKLKEEHDALMAERAEKDSKPIKVTLPDGKVVEAESWKTTPYQVAAGIR from the exons ATGGCGGAAAAGAGCATGGCGGAGCAAATGAAGGAGTTGAAAGTTGACGAAGGGAAAAAG GGAGTAGGAGGCAAagatggagagaagaagaagaaggagaagaaggctGCAGTGGGAGACGCTGGTGGGAAGACAGAG cTGTCCCCTCCTCCCGGGTACATGGAGGAGCGTCTGTCCCTGTACACTAAACTGAAGGAGGAGCATGATGCTCTGATGgcagagagggcagagaaggaCAGTAAACCCATCAAGGTGACTCTGCCAGATGGGAAGGTGGTGGAGGCTGAGTCCTGGAAGACCACACCCTATCAGGTGGCTGCTGGCATCAGGTGA